The following are encoded together in the Brassica napus cultivar Da-Ae chromosome A9, Da-Ae, whole genome shotgun sequence genome:
- the LOC125577736 gene encoding cleft lip and palate transmembrane protein 1 homolog, producing the protein MAPPVTQTAAVADAGGAQPQQQQRGFGSTISGIIRIAVFWYFASKFFSPKQKPMDPSQTHHLMTNLFHKGESLDMWFYLTEQEKFSDFSNEGLLYWHETNIPYAVWTPESVRTKSLNYYPSETLQNNGSLYAHVFFARSGFPIDPSDPEYQPLNSFGRTHPVATYFPKRKVDKKKSLLGSPKDSDESKPEAEKVVDKNSEVKEEVPVEWVSLWKPNVTINLVDDFTHYSQNGVPPNIAPHLLVEPTSGNYYPTIYFNEFWLLRDKMIPINETVSEVPLNLEISPISMMKWQLFQQVDQSFQMQRSYGSMLDGESDELKRVFLEGNPYLLGITMCVSMLHSVFDFLAFKNDIQFWNKNKSMEGLSAKSVVLNFICQFVIFLYLLDNDTSWMILASSGVGVCIEFWKIGKAMRIEVDRSGMIPRLRFHDRESYASNKTKEYDDIAIKFLSYVLLLLVVGLSIYSLAYERHKSWYSWILSSLTSCVYMFGFIMMCPQLFINYKLKSVAHLPWRQMTYKFLNTIIDDLFAFVIKMPILHRLSVFRDDVIFLIYLYQRWVYPVDKTRVNEFGFGGEDETAEKKLITEKQEEEDNKKTN; encoded by the exons ATGGCCCCGCCGGTAACACAAACGGCGGCGGTGGCAGATGCGGGCGGCGCTCAACCTCAGCAGCAGCAGAGAGGGTTCGGCTCCACGATCTCAGGGATCATTAGAATCGCCGTGTTCTGGTACTTTGCTTCAAAGTTCTTTTCGCCTAAGCAGAAACCGATGGATCCGTCTCAGACTCATCACCTCATGACCAATCTCTTCCACAAAGGAGAATCATTG GATATGTGGTTTTATCTTACAGAGCAAGAGAAGTTCAGTGACTTTAGTAACGAAGGTTTGCTTTATTGGCATGAGACGAATATACCTTATGCTGTGTGGACTCCAGAGAGTGTTAGGACAAAGTCACTCAACTATTATCCATCtgag ACTTTACAGAATAATGGAAGTCTGTATGCTCATGTCTTCTTTGCTCGGTCTGGTTTCCCTATAGACCCTAGTGATCCTGAGTATCAGCCTCTTAATAGTTTTGGCAGGACACACC CTGTTGCTACTTACTTTCCAAAGCGGAAAGTTGATAAGAAGAAAAGTCTCTTGGGTAGTCCCAAAGACTCTGATGAATCCAAACCAGAAGCTGAG AAAGTTGTTGATAAGAACTCTGAAGTGAAGGAAGAAGTCCCTGTGGAATGGGTATCTCTCTGGAAACCGAATGTCACCATTAACCTGGTTGATGATTTTACTCA CTATTCACAGAACGGTGTACCTCCAAACATTGCTCCAC ACTTGCTGGTAGAACCTACCTCTGGAAACTACTATCCCACCATTTACTTCAATGAGTTTTGGCTGCTAAGGGACAAGATGATTCCAATCAATGAGACCGTCTCAGAAGTACCACTTAATCTGGAGATAAGCCCCATAAGCATGATGAAGTGGCAGCTCTTTCAGCAAGTTGATCAGTCTTTCCAGATGCAGCGTAGCTACGGAAGCATGCTTGATGGTGAATCCGACGAACTTAAG AGGGTGTTTCTGGAAGGCAATCCCTATCTGTTAGGCATCACGATGTGTGTTTCGATGCTTCACTCTGTGTTTGACTTCTTAGCATTCAAAAATG ATATCCAGTTCTGGAACAAGAACAAATCCATGGAAGGACTGTCTGCAAAGTCCGTTGTGCTGAACTTCATCTGTCAGTTCGTCATCTTCCTCTACCTGCTTGACAACGACACTTCATGGATGATACTGGCTAGTTCCGGTGTTGGTGTCTGCATTGAGTTCTGGAAGATAGGGAAAGCCATGCGTATAGAG GTTGATAGAAGTGGAATGATTCCAAGGTTGAGGTTCCACGACCGTGAATCCTACGCGAGCAACAAAACCAAAGAGTATGATGACATTGCCATCAAATTCTTATCTTATGTGCTCCTCCTCCTTGTGGTGGGATTATCTATATACTCTCTCGCTTACGAGCGCCACAAGAGCTGGTATTCATGGATCTTGTCTTCGTTAACAAGCTGTGTCTACATGTTCG GCTTCATCATGATGTGTCCTCAGCTATTCATCAACTATAAGCTAAAGTCAGTGGCTCATCTACCATGGAGACAGATGACTTACAAGTTCCTCAACACCATTATCGATGATCTCTTTGCCTTTGTCATCAAAATGCCGATTCTGCATCGGCTCTCTGTGTTCCGTGATG ATGTGATATTCTTGATATACTTGTACCAAAGGTGGGTTTACCCTGTGGACAAGACACGTGTTAACGAGTTCGGTTTTGGAGGTGAGGATGAAACTGCAGAGAAGAAGTTGATCACtgagaaacaagaagaagaagacaacaagaaaacaaactaa
- the LOC106366046 gene encoding vesicle transport protein SFT2B yields MEKMNHAFEKMKMMVGMEVEEEEQRAAEEEESSLSFMDDLNRDCALTTKQRFYGFAICLSAGLTCTLLSMLVFFNPVKFGITFTLGNLMALGSTAFLIGPQRQVTMMLDPARIYATALYLASIIIALFCALYVRNKLLTLLAIILEFSGLIWYSLSYIPFARTMVSKVFMTCFDTEF; encoded by the exons ATGGAGAAGATGAATCATGCGtttgagaagatgaagatgatggtgGGTATGGAGGTTGAAGAGGAGGAGCAACGAGCTGCGGAGGAGGAGGAAAGCTCGCTCTCTTTCATGGATGATCTTAATCGCGATTGCGCTTTAACCACCAAACAG AGATTCTATGGCTTTGCTATTTGCTTGTCAGCAGGATTGACCTGTACACTTTTG TCAATGCTTGTTTTCTTCAATCCAGTCAAGTTTGGCATCACATTCACTCTTGGAAATTTGATGGCACTTGGGAG CACAGCATTCCTTATAGGCCCACAGAGGCAGGTCACGATGATGCTTGACCCAGCTCGTATCTACGCTACTGCTTTGTATCTAGCCAGCATTATCATTGCCTTGTTTTGCGCTCTCTAT GTTCGTAACAAGCTGCTGACTCTGCTGGCTATCATTCTTGAGTTCTCTGGTCTTATTTG GTATAGCTTGAGCTACATCCCTTTTGCAAGAACCATGGTCTCAAAGGTCTTCATGACTTGTTTCGACACCGAGTTTTAA
- the LOC125577737 gene encoding 26S proteasome non-ATPase regulatory subunit 14 homolog — MERLQRIFGAGGGLGHASPDSPTLDTSEQVYISSLALLKMLKHGRAGVPMEVMGLMLGEFVDEYTVRVVDVFAMPQSGTGVSVEAVDHVFQTNMLDMLKQTGRPEMVVGWYHSHPGFGCWLSGVDINTQQSFEALNQRAVAVVVDPIQSVKGKVVIDAFRSINPQTIMLGQEPRQTTSNLGHLNKPSIQALIHGLNRHYYSIAINYRKNELEEKMLLNLHKKKWTDGLTLRRFDTHSKTNEQTVQEMLSLAAKYNKAVQEEDELSPEKLAIVNVGRQDAKKHLEEHVSNLMSSNIVQTLGTMLDTVVF, encoded by the exons ATGGAGAGACTACAGCGAATATTCGGCGCCGGTGGCGGTCTAGGCCACGCATCTCCAGATTCTCCCACTCTCGACACCTCGGAGCAGGTTTACATCTCCTCTCTCGCCCTCCTCAAGATGCTCAAACACG GAAGAGCTGGAGTTCCGATGGAGGTGATGGGATTGATGCTCGGAGAGTTCGTGGATGAGTACACTGTGAGAGTTGTGGATGTATTCGCGATGCCTCAGAGTGGGACTGGTGTTAGTGTTGAAGCTGTTGATCATGTTTTCCAGACTAATATGCTTGACATGCTTAAACAGACTGGCAG ACCTGAAATGGTGGTGGGTTGGTATCATTCGCATCCTGGGTTTGGCTGCTGGCTTTCCGGTGTTGATATTAATACTCAACAG AGTTTTGAAGCTTTGAACCAGCGAGCTGTAGCTGTGGTGGTTGATCCTATTCAGAGTGTGAAGGGTAAAGTGGTGATTGATGCCTTCCGCTCGATTAACCCGCAGACCATTATGCTTGGGCAAGAGCCTCGTCAAACAACGTCCAACCTTGGACACTTGAACAAACCATCGATCCAG GCATTGATTCATGGATTGAACAGACACTATTACTCAATAGCCATCAACTACAGGAAGAACGAGCTCGAGGAGAAGATGTTACTAAACCTCCACAAGAAGAAATGGACAGATGGCCTGACGCTAAGACGCTTTGACACTCACTCCAAGACAAACGAACAGACCGTTCAG GAAATGTTGAGCTTGGCTGCTAAATATAACAAGGCGGTACAAGAAGAGGACGAGTTGTCACCAGAGAAACTGGCTATCGTGAATGTGGGAAGACAAGACGCAAAGAAGCATCTGGAAGAACATGTTTCCAACTTGATGTCTTCCAACATTGTTCAGACACTAGGCACCATGCTTGATACTGTTGTCTTCTAG
- the LOC106428448 gene encoding LOW QUALITY PROTEIN: calcium-dependent protein kinase 12 (The sequence of the model RefSeq protein was modified relative to this genomic sequence to represent the inferred CDS: inserted 1 base in 1 codon), whose amino-acid sequence MANKSRTRWVLPYTTKNVEDDYFLGQILGQGQFGTTFLCTHKKTAQKLACKSIPKRKLLCQEDYDDVLREIQIMHHLSEFPNVVRIEGAYEDTSSVHIVMELCEGGELFDRIVKRGHYSEREAAKLIKTIVGVVEACHSLGVMHRDLKPENFLFASCDEDASLKSTDFGLSVFCKPGATFSELVGSAYYVAPEVLHKHYSRECDVWSAGVILYILLCGFPPFWDESEFGIFRKILQGKIDFETSPWPSISESAKDLIVKMLEKDPKKRLTAHQVLCHPWIVDDKVAPDXPLDCAVLSRLKNFSAMNKLKKMAFRVIAERLSEEEIGGLKELFRMIDTDNSGTITFEELKDTVKRVGADLMESEIQELLRSADVDENGSIDYGEFLAATIHLNKLEREENLVAAFSFFDKDGSGYITVDELQHALKEFGINDSHLDEMIKDIDQDNDGQIDYGEFVAMMRKGNGSGGISRRTMRNTLNFANWKVASS is encoded by the exons ATGGCTAACAAATCAAGAACCAGATGGGTTCTCCCTTACACAACCAAGAACGTGGAAGACGATTACTTCCTCGGTCAAATCCTCGGACAAGGACAATTCGGAACCACTTTCCTCTGCACCCACAAAAAGACAGCTCAAAAGCTCGCCTGCAAATCCATACCCAAAAGGAAGCTCCTCTGCCAAGAAGACTACGACGACGTTTTGAGGGAGATTCAGATAATGCATCACTTGTCGGAATTCCCCAACGTTGTCCGCATAGAAGGTGCCTACGAGGATACCAGCAGCGTCCATATTGTGATGGAGCTCTGTGAAGGCGGCGAGCTGTTTGATAGGATCGTGAAGAGAGGTCATTACAGTGAGAGGGAAGCAGCTAAGCTTATCAAGACGATTGTTGGTGTTGTTGAGGCTTGTCACTCCCTTGGTGTTATGCATAGAGATCTCAAGCCTGAGAATTTTCTCTTTGCTTCTTGTGATGAAGATGCTTCTCTTAAGTCTACTGACTTTGGCCTCTCTGTTTTCTGCAAACCAG GGGCAACGTTTTCAGAACTAGTTGGGAGTGCATACTATGTAGCACCTGAGGTTTTACATAAGCATTACAGCCGTGAATGTGATGTGTGGAGCGCAGGAGTTATCCTCTACATTCTCTTATGTGGTTTCCCTCCTTTCTGGGATG AAAGTGAGTTTGGCATCTTCAGAAAGATTCTACAGGGGAAAATAGACTTTGAGACAAGTCCCTGGCCTAGCATCTCAGAGAGTGCCAAGGATCTTATAGTGAAAATGCTCGAGAAAGATCCAAAGAAAAGGCTAACTGCTCATCAAGTGTTAT GCCACCCATGGATTGTGGATGATAAGGTTGCTCCAG AACCTTTGGACTGTGCAGTACTGTCACGCTTGAAGAACTTCTCTGCAATGAACAAACTGAAGAAGATGGCTTTCCGAGTCATTGCAGAGAGACTATCTGAGGAAGAGATAGGTGGACTCAAAGAGCTGTTTAGGATGATAGACACAGATAACAGTGGCACCATCACATTTGAAGAGTTGAAAGACACTGTGAAGCGTGTTGGTGCAGACCTTATGGAATCAGAGATCCAAGAACTCTTGCGCTCA GCTGATGTTGATGAAAATGGATCAATAGACTATGGAGAGTTTTTAGCTGCAACAATCCATTTGAACAAGCTGGAGAGAGAGGAGAATCTAGTGGCTGCATTCTCTTTCTTTGACAAAGATGGAAGTGGCTACATCACTGTGGATGAGCTTCAGCACGCTTTGAAAGAGTTTGGTATAAACGATTCACATCTTGATGAAATGATCAAAGACATTGATCAAGACaat GATGGACAAATAGACTATGGAGAGTTTGTGGCAATGATGAGGAAAGGAAATGGCAGTGGAGGGATTAGCAGGAGAACAATGAGGAACACTCTCAACTTTGCAAATTGGAAAGTAGCCTCTTCCTGA